A section of the Citrus sinensis cultivar Valencia sweet orange chromosome 8, DVS_A1.0, whole genome shotgun sequence genome encodes:
- the LOC102619149 gene encoding proline-rich protein 4-like isoform X21 — translation MRILPGSRGVLVCFLVPLLFAVSLCHAKDKAVEVVGTGECADCALSNFKTSQAFSGLRVTIDCKSKNGEFKTRGTGELDEEGKFKVSLPEEIVEDGKLKEECYAQLHSSSATPCPAYDGLESSKIVLKTKINGKHTFGLAKKLKFSPVTCASAFFWPHFKYPPLPKWSHPKFKLPHLKSFGHHPFPFPPKSFPPKFKKPLPPIPKFKKPLPPIPKIPPVPFYKPKPPIPKVIPPPIPIYKPKPPIPKVLPPPIPIYKPKPPIPKVLPPPIPIYKPKPPIPKLLPPIPIYKPKPPIPKVLPPPIPIYKPKSPIPKVLPPIPIYKPKPPIPKVLPPPVPIYKPKPPIPKLLPPIPIYKPKPPIPKVLPPPIPIYKPKPPIPKVLPPIPIYKPKPPIPKVLPPPIPIYKPKPPIPKVLPPPIPIFKPKPPIPKVLPPLVPIYKPKPPIPKVLPPSIPIYKPKPPIFKPLPPLLKIPPFPKKPCPPFPKLPPLPKIPPKYNDHPKFGKWRPLPPLFPLFPSHP, via the exons ATGCGGATCCTCCCCGGTTCCCGAGGAGTACTGGTGTGCTTCTTGGTGCCATTACTATTTGCTGTGAGTCTTTGTCATGCCAAGGACAAGGCGGTTGAGGTAGTTGGAACGGGAGAATGTGCAGATTGTGCGCTAAGTAACTTCAAGACAAGCCAGGCATTTTCGG GACTTCGAGTGACAATAGACTGTAAGTCGAAAAATGGAGAGTTTAAAACAAGAGGGACCGGTGAGCTCGATGAAGAAGGTAAGTTTAAGGTATCACTTCCTGAAGAAATTGTTGAAGATGGAAAGCTCAAGGAAGAATGTTATGCACAACTTCACAGTTCATCAGCCACTCCATGTCCTGCTTATGATGGCTTAGAGTCTTCAAAGATTGTTTTGAAGACAAAAATCAATGGAAAGCACACATTTGGGTTGGCAAAGAAGCTGAAATTCTCTCCCGTAACTTGTGCTTCGGCATTTTTTTGGCCTCATTTTAAGTACCCACCACTGCCCAAATGGTCACACCCTAAGTTTAAACTTCCTCATTTGAAAAGCTTTGGCCATCATCCTTTCCCATTTCCTCCCAAGAGCTTCCCTCCTAAATTCAAGAAGCCACTCCCTCCAATTCCAAAGTTCAAAAAGCCACTTCCTCCCATTCCAAAAATACCACCAGTTCCCTTTTATAAACCAAAACCACCAATTCCAAAGGTGATTCCACCACCAATCCCTATTTACAAACCAAAACCCCCAATCCCGAAGGTACTTCCACCACCAATTCCCATCTACAAACCAAAACCCCCAATCCCGAAAGTGCTTCCACCACCAATTCCCATCTACAAACCAAAACCCCCAATCCCGAAGTTGCTTCCACCAATTCCCATCTACAAACCAAAACCCCCAATCCCGAAAGTGCTTCCACCACCAATTCCCATCTACAAACCAAAATCCCCAATCCCGAAGGTGCTTCCACCAATTCCCATCTACAAACCAAAACCCCCAATCCCAAAG GTGCTTCCACCACCAGTTCCCATCTACAAACCAAAACCCCCAATCCCGAAATTGCTTCCACCAATTCCCATCTACAAACCAAAACCCCCAATCCCGAAG GTGCTTCCACCACCAATTCCCATCTACAAACCAAAACCCCCAATCCCGAAGGTGCTTCCACCGATTCCCATCTACAAACCAAAACCCCCAATCCCAAAGGTGCTTCCACCACCAATTCCCATCTACAAACCAAAACCCCCAATCCCAAAAGTGCTTCCCCCACCAATTCCCATCTTTAAACCAAAACCTCCAATCCCAAAAGTACTTCCACCACTAGTTCCGATTTACAAACCAAAACCGCCAATCCCAAAAGTGCTTCCACCATCAATACCTATCTACAAACCAAAGCCACCAATCTTTAAGCCACTGCCGCCACTTCTAAAGATCCCACCATTCCCCAAGAAGCCATGCCCACCTTTCCCAAAGCTTCCTCCACTCCCCAAGATTCCTCCAAAGTACAACGACCACCCCAAGTTTGGAAAATGGCGACCTTTACCTCCACTATTTCCTCTATTTCCTTCTCATCCTTAA
- the LOC102619149 gene encoding proline-rich protein 4-like isoform X4: protein MRILPGSRGVLVCFLVPLLFAVSLCHAKDKAVEVVGTGECADCALSNFKTSQAFSGLRVTIDCKSKNGEFKTRGTGELDEEGKFKVSLPEEIVEDGKLKEECYAQLHSSSATPCPAYDGLESSKIVLKTKINGKHTFGLAKKLKFSPVTCASAFFWPHFKYPPLPKWSHPKFKLPHLKSFGHHPFPFPPKSFPPKFKKPLPPIPKFKKPLPPIPKIPPVPFYKPKPPIPKVIPPPIPIYKPKPPIPKVLPPPIPIYKPKPPIPKVLPPPIPIYKPKPPIPKLLPPIPIYKPKPPIPKVLPPPIPIYKPKSPIPKVLPPIPIYKPKPPIPKVLPPPVPIYKPKPPIPKLLPPIPIYKPKPPIPKVLPPIPIYKPKPPIPKVLPPPVPIYKPKPPIPKLLPPIPIYKPKPPIPKVLPPPIPIYKPKPPIPKVLPPIPIYKPKPPIPKVLPPPIPIYKPKPPIPKVLPPPIPIFKPKPPIPKVLPPLVPIYKPKPPIPKVLPPSIPIYKPKPPIFKPLPPLLKIPPFPKKPCPPFPKLPPLPKIPPKYNDHPKFGKWRPLPPLFPLFPSHP, encoded by the exons ATGCGGATCCTCCCCGGTTCCCGAGGAGTACTGGTGTGCTTCTTGGTGCCATTACTATTTGCTGTGAGTCTTTGTCATGCCAAGGACAAGGCGGTTGAGGTAGTTGGAACGGGAGAATGTGCAGATTGTGCGCTAAGTAACTTCAAGACAAGCCAGGCATTTTCGG GACTTCGAGTGACAATAGACTGTAAGTCGAAAAATGGAGAGTTTAAAACAAGAGGGACCGGTGAGCTCGATGAAGAAGGTAAGTTTAAGGTATCACTTCCTGAAGAAATTGTTGAAGATGGAAAGCTCAAGGAAGAATGTTATGCACAACTTCACAGTTCATCAGCCACTCCATGTCCTGCTTATGATGGCTTAGAGTCTTCAAAGATTGTTTTGAAGACAAAAATCAATGGAAAGCACACATTTGGGTTGGCAAAGAAGCTGAAATTCTCTCCCGTAACTTGTGCTTCGGCATTTTTTTGGCCTCATTTTAAGTACCCACCACTGCCCAAATGGTCACACCCTAAGTTTAAACTTCCTCATTTGAAAAGCTTTGGCCATCATCCTTTCCCATTTCCTCCCAAGAGCTTCCCTCCTAAATTCAAGAAGCCACTCCCTCCAATTCCAAAGTTCAAAAAGCCACTTCCTCCCATTCCAAAAATACCACCAGTTCCCTTTTATAAACCAAAACCACCAATTCCAAAGGTGATTCCACCACCAATCCCTATTTACAAACCAAAACCCCCAATCCCGAAGGTACTTCCACCACCAATTCCCATCTACAAACCAAAACCCCCAATCCCGAAAGTGCTTCCACCACCAATTCCCATCTACAAACCAAAACCCCCAATCCCGAAGTTGCTTCCACCAATTCCCATCTACAAACCAAAACCCCCAATCCCGAAAGTGCTTCCACCACCAATTCCCATCTACAAACCAAAATCCCCAATCCCGAAGGTGCTTCCACCAATTCCCATCTACAAACCAAAACCCCCAATCCCAAAGGTGCTTCCACCACCAGTTCCCATCTACAAACCAAAACCTCCAATCCCGAAATTGCTTCCACCAATTCCCATCTACAAACCAAAACCCCCAATCCCGAAAGTGCTTCCACCAATTCCCATTTACAAGCCAAAACCCCCAATCCCGAAGGTGCTTCCACCACCAGTTCCCATCTACAAACCAAAACCCCCAATCCCGAAATTGCTTCCACCAATTCCCATCTACAAACCAAAACCCCCAATCCCGAAG GTGCTTCCACCACCAATTCCCATCTACAAACCAAAACCCCCAATCCCGAAGGTGCTTCCACCGATTCCCATCTACAAACCAAAACCCCCAATCCCAAAGGTGCTTCCACCACCAATTCCCATCTACAAACCAAAACCCCCAATCCCAAAAGTGCTTCCCCCACCAATTCCCATCTTTAAACCAAAACCTCCAATCCCAAAAGTACTTCCACCACTAGTTCCGATTTACAAACCAAAACCGCCAATCCCAAAAGTGCTTCCACCATCAATACCTATCTACAAACCAAAGCCACCAATCTTTAAGCCACTGCCGCCACTTCTAAAGATCCCACCATTCCCCAAGAAGCCATGCCCACCTTTCCCAAAGCTTCCTCCACTCCCCAAGATTCCTCCAAAGTACAACGACCACCCCAAGTTTGGAAAATGGCGACCTTTACCTCCACTATTTCCTCTATTTCCTTCTCATCCTTAA
- the LOC102619149 gene encoding proline-rich protein 4-like isoform X19: MRILPGSRGVLVCFLVPLLFAVSLCHAKDKAVEVVGTGECADCALSNFKTSQAFSGLRVTIDCKSKNGEFKTRGTGELDEEGKFKVSLPEEIVEDGKLKEECYAQLHSSSATPCPAYDGLESSKIVLKTKINGKHTFGLAKKLKFSPVTCASAFFWPHFKYPPLPKWSHPKFKLPHLKSFGHHPFPFPPKSFPPKFKKPLPPIPKFKKPLPPIPKIPPVPFYKPKPPIPKVIPPPIPIYKPKPPIPKVLPPPIPIYKPKPPIPKVLPPPIPIYKPKPPIPKLLPPIPIYKPKPPIPKVLPPPIPIYKPKSPIPKVLPPIPIYKPKPPIPKVLPPPVPIYKPKPPIPKLLPPIPIYKPKPPIPKVLPPPIPIYKPKPPIPKVLPPIPIYKPKPPIPKVLPPPIPIYKPKPPIPKVLPPPIPIFKPKPPIPKVLPPLVPIYKPKPPIPKVLPPSIPIYKPKPPIFKPLPPLLKIPPFPKKPCPPFPKLPPLPKIPPKYNDHPKFGKWRPLPPLFPLFPSHP, translated from the exons ATGCGGATCCTCCCCGGTTCCCGAGGAGTACTGGTGTGCTTCTTGGTGCCATTACTATTTGCTGTGAGTCTTTGTCATGCCAAGGACAAGGCGGTTGAGGTAGTTGGAACGGGAGAATGTGCAGATTGTGCGCTAAGTAACTTCAAGACAAGCCAGGCATTTTCGG GACTTCGAGTGACAATAGACTGTAAGTCGAAAAATGGAGAGTTTAAAACAAGAGGGACCGGTGAGCTCGATGAAGAAGGTAAGTTTAAGGTATCACTTCCTGAAGAAATTGTTGAAGATGGAAAGCTCAAGGAAGAATGTTATGCACAACTTCACAGTTCATCAGCCACTCCATGTCCTGCTTATGATGGCTTAGAGTCTTCAAAGATTGTTTTGAAGACAAAAATCAATGGAAAGCACACATTTGGGTTGGCAAAGAAGCTGAAATTCTCTCCCGTAACTTGTGCTTCGGCATTTTTTTGGCCTCATTTTAAGTACCCACCACTGCCCAAATGGTCACACCCTAAGTTTAAACTTCCTCATTTGAAAAGCTTTGGCCATCATCCTTTCCCATTTCCTCCCAAGAGCTTCCCTCCTAAATTCAAGAAGCCACTCCCTCCAATTCCAAAGTTCAAAAAGCCACTTCCTCCCATTCCAAAAATACCACCAGTTCCCTTTTATAAACCAAAACCACCAATTCCAAAGGTGATTCCACCACCAATCCCTATTTACAAACCAAAACCCCCAATCCCGAAGGTACTTCCACCACCAATTCCCATCTACAAACCAAAACCCCCAATCCCGAAAGTGCTTCCACCACCAATTCCCATCTACAAACCAAAACCCCCAATCCCGAAGTTGCTTCCACCAATTCCCATCTACAAACCAAAACCCCCAATCCCGAAAGTGCTTCCACCACCAATTCCCATCTACAAACCAAAATCCCCAATCCCGAAGGTGCTTCCACCAATTCCCATCTACAAACCAAAACCCCCAATCCCAAAGGTGCTTCCACCACCAGTTCCCATCTACAAACCAAAACCTCCAATCCCGAAATTGCTTCCACCAATTCCCATCTACAAACCAAAACCCCCAATCCCGAAA GTGCTTCCACCACCAATTCCCATCTACAAACCAAAACCCCCAATCCCGAAGGTGCTTCCACCGATTCCCATCTACAAACCAAAACCCCCAATCCCAAAGGTGCTTCCACCACCAATTCCCATCTACAAACCAAAACCCCCAATCCCAAAAGTGCTTCCCCCACCAATTCCCATCTTTAAACCAAAACCTCCAATCCCAAAAGTACTTCCACCACTAGTTCCGATTTACAAACCAAAACCGCCAATCCCAAAAGTGCTTCCACCATCAATACCTATCTACAAACCAAAGCCACCAATCTTTAAGCCACTGCCGCCACTTCTAAAGATCCCACCATTCCCCAAGAAGCCATGCCCACCTTTCCCAAAGCTTCCTCCACTCCCCAAGATTCCTCCAAAGTACAACGACCACCCCAAGTTTGGAAAATGGCGACCTTTACCTCCACTATTTCCTCTATTTCCTTCTCATCCTTAA
- the LOC102619149 gene encoding proline-rich protein 4-like isoform X9 codes for MRILPGSRGVLVCFLVPLLFAVSLCHAKDKAVEVVGTGECADCALSNFKTSQAFSGLRVTIDCKSKNGEFKTRGTGELDEEGKFKVSLPEEIVEDGKLKEECYAQLHSSSATPCPAYDGLESSKIVLKTKINGKHTFGLAKKLKFSPVTCASAFFWPHFKYPPLPKWSHPKFKLPHLKSFGHHPFPFPPKSFPPKFKKPLPPIPKFKKPLPPIPKIPPVPFYKPKPPIPKVIPPPIPIYKPKPPIPKVLPPPIPIYKPKPPIPKVLPPPIPIYKPKPPIPKLLPPIPIYKPKPPIPKVLPPPVPIYKPKPPIPKLLPPIPIYKPKPPIPKVLPPIPIYKPKPPIPKVLPPPVPIYKPKPPIPKLLPPIPIYKPKPPIPKVLPPIPIYKPKPPIPKVLPPPIPIYKPKPPIPKVLPPIPIYKPKPPIPKVLPPPIPIYKPKPPIPKVLPPPIPIFKPKPPIPKVLPPLVPIYKPKPPIPKVLPPSIPIYKPKPPIFKPLPPLLKIPPFPKKPCPPFPKLPPLPKIPPKYNDHPKFGKWRPLPPLFPLFPSHP; via the exons ATGCGGATCCTCCCCGGTTCCCGAGGAGTACTGGTGTGCTTCTTGGTGCCATTACTATTTGCTGTGAGTCTTTGTCATGCCAAGGACAAGGCGGTTGAGGTAGTTGGAACGGGAGAATGTGCAGATTGTGCGCTAAGTAACTTCAAGACAAGCCAGGCATTTTCGG GACTTCGAGTGACAATAGACTGTAAGTCGAAAAATGGAGAGTTTAAAACAAGAGGGACCGGTGAGCTCGATGAAGAAGGTAAGTTTAAGGTATCACTTCCTGAAGAAATTGTTGAAGATGGAAAGCTCAAGGAAGAATGTTATGCACAACTTCACAGTTCATCAGCCACTCCATGTCCTGCTTATGATGGCTTAGAGTCTTCAAAGATTGTTTTGAAGACAAAAATCAATGGAAAGCACACATTTGGGTTGGCAAAGAAGCTGAAATTCTCTCCCGTAACTTGTGCTTCGGCATTTTTTTGGCCTCATTTTAAGTACCCACCACTGCCCAAATGGTCACACCCTAAGTTTAAACTTCCTCATTTGAAAAGCTTTGGCCATCATCCTTTCCCATTTCCTCCCAAGAGCTTCCCTCCTAAATTCAAGAAGCCACTCCCTCCAATTCCAAAGTTCAAAAAGCCACTTCCTCCCATTCCAAAAATACCACCAGTTCCCTTTTATAAACCAAAACCACCAATTCCAAAGGTGATTCCACCACCAATCCCTATTTACAAACCAAAACCCCCAATCCCGAAGGTACTTCCACCACCAATTCCCATCTACAAACCAAAACCCCCAATCCCGAAAGTGCTTCCACCACCAATTCCCATCTACAAACCAAAACCCCCAATCCCGAAGTTGCTTCCACCAATTCCCATCTACAAACCAAAACCCCCAATCCCGAAA GTGCTTCCACCACCAGTTCCCATCTACAAACCAAAACCTCCAATCCCGAAATTGCTTCCACCAATTCCCATCTACAAACCAAAACCCCCAATCCCGAAAGTGCTTCCACCAATTCCCATTTACAAGCCAAAACCCCCAATCCCGAAGGTGCTTCCACCACCAGTTCCCATCTACAAACCAAAACCCCCAATCCCGAAATTGCTTCCACCAATTCCCATCTACAAACCAAAACCCCCAATCCCGAAGGTGCTTCCACCGATTCCCATCTACAAACCAAAACCCCCAATCCCAAAGGTGCTTCCACCACCAATTCCCATCTACAAACCAAAACCCCCAATCCCGAAGGTGCTTCCACCGATTCCCATCTACAAACCAAAACCCCCAATCCCAAAGGTGCTTCCACCACCAATTCCCATCTACAAACCAAAACCCCCAATCCCAAAAGTGCTTCCCCCACCAATTCCCATCTTTAAACCAAAACCTCCAATCCCAAAAGTACTTCCACCACTAGTTCCGATTTACAAACCAAAACCGCCAATCCCAAAAGTGCTTCCACCATCAATACCTATCTACAAACCAAAGCCACCAATCTTTAAGCCACTGCCGCCACTTCTAAAGATCCCACCATTCCCCAAGAAGCCATGCCCACCTTTCCCAAAGCTTCCTCCACTCCCCAAGATTCCTCCAAAGTACAACGACCACCCCAAGTTTGGAAAATGGCGACCTTTACCTCCACTATTTCCTCTATTTCCTTCTCATCCTTAA
- the LOC102619149 gene encoding proline-rich protein 4-like isoform X10 translates to MRILPGSRGVLVCFLVPLLFAVSLCHAKDKAVEVVGTGECADCALSNFKTSQAFSGLRVTIDCKSKNGEFKTRGTGELDEEGKFKVSLPEEIVEDGKLKEECYAQLHSSSATPCPAYDGLESSKIVLKTKINGKHTFGLAKKLKFSPVTCASAFFWPHFKYPPLPKWSHPKFKLPHLKSFGHHPFPFPPKSFPPKFKKPLPPIPKFKKPLPPIPKIPPVPFYKPKPPIPKVIPPPIPIYKPKPPIPKVLPPPIPIYKPKPPIPKVLPPPIPIYKPKPPIPKLLPPIPIYKPKPPIPKVLPPPIPIYKPKSPIPKVLPPIPIYKPKPPIPKVLPPPVPIYKPKPPIPKLLPPIPIYKPKPPIPKVLPPIPIYKPKPPIPKVLPPPVPIYKPKPPIPKLLPPIPIYKPKPPIPKVLPPIPIYKPKPPIPKVLPPPIPIYKPKPPIPKVLPPPIPIFKPKPPIPKVLPPLVPIYKPKPPIPKVLPPSIPIYKPKPPIFKPLPPLLKIPPFPKKPCPPFPKLPPLPKIPPKYNDHPKFGKWRPLPPLFPLFPSHP, encoded by the exons ATGCGGATCCTCCCCGGTTCCCGAGGAGTACTGGTGTGCTTCTTGGTGCCATTACTATTTGCTGTGAGTCTTTGTCATGCCAAGGACAAGGCGGTTGAGGTAGTTGGAACGGGAGAATGTGCAGATTGTGCGCTAAGTAACTTCAAGACAAGCCAGGCATTTTCGG GACTTCGAGTGACAATAGACTGTAAGTCGAAAAATGGAGAGTTTAAAACAAGAGGGACCGGTGAGCTCGATGAAGAAGGTAAGTTTAAGGTATCACTTCCTGAAGAAATTGTTGAAGATGGAAAGCTCAAGGAAGAATGTTATGCACAACTTCACAGTTCATCAGCCACTCCATGTCCTGCTTATGATGGCTTAGAGTCTTCAAAGATTGTTTTGAAGACAAAAATCAATGGAAAGCACACATTTGGGTTGGCAAAGAAGCTGAAATTCTCTCCCGTAACTTGTGCTTCGGCATTTTTTTGGCCTCATTTTAAGTACCCACCACTGCCCAAATGGTCACACCCTAAGTTTAAACTTCCTCATTTGAAAAGCTTTGGCCATCATCCTTTCCCATTTCCTCCCAAGAGCTTCCCTCCTAAATTCAAGAAGCCACTCCCTCCAATTCCAAAGTTCAAAAAGCCACTTCCTCCCATTCCAAAAATACCACCAGTTCCCTTTTATAAACCAAAACCACCAATTCCAAAGGTGATTCCACCACCAATCCCTATTTACAAACCAAAACCCCCAATCCCGAAGGTACTTCCACCACCAATTCCCATCTACAAACCAAAACCCCCAATCCCGAAAGTGCTTCCACCACCAATTCCCATCTACAAACCAAAACCCCCAATCCCGAAGTTGCTTCCACCAATTCCCATCTACAAACCAAAACCCCCAATCCCGAAAGTGCTTCCACCACCAATTCCCATCTACAAACCAAAATCCCCAATCCCGAAGGTGCTTCCACCAATTCCCATCTACAAACCAAAACCCCCAATCCCAAAGGTGCTTCCACCACCAGTTCCCATCTACAAACCAAAACCTCCAATCCCGAAATTGCTTCCACCAATTCCCATCTACAAACCAAAACCCCCAATCCCGAAAGTGCTTCCACCAATTCCCATTTACAAGCCAAAACCCCCAATCCCGAAGGTGCTTCCACCACCAGTTCCCATCTACAAACCAAAACCCCCAATCCCGAAATTGCTTCCACCAATTCCCATCTACAAACCAAAACCCCCAATCCCGAAG GTGCTTCCACCGATTCCCATCTACAAACCAAAACCCCCAATCCCAAAGGTGCTTCCACCACCAATTCCCATCTACAAACCAAAACCCCCAATCCCAAAAGTGCTTCCCCCACCAATTCCCATCTTTAAACCAAAACCTCCAATCCCAAAAGTACTTCCACCACTAGTTCCGATTTACAAACCAAAACCGCCAATCCCAAAAGTGCTTCCACCATCAATACCTATCTACAAACCAAAGCCACCAATCTTTAAGCCACTGCCGCCACTTCTAAAGATCCCACCATTCCCCAAGAAGCCATGCCCACCTTTCCCAAAGCTTCCTCCACTCCCCAAGATTCCTCCAAAGTACAACGACCACCCCAAGTTTGGAAAATGGCGACCTTTACCTCCACTATTTCCTCTATTTCCTTCTCATCCTTAA
- the LOC102619149 gene encoding proline-rich protein 4-like isoform X2, with protein sequence MRILPGSRGVLVCFLVPLLFAVSLCHAKDKAVEVVGTGECADCALSNFKTSQAFSGLRVTIDCKSKNGEFKTRGTGELDEEGKFKVSLPEEIVEDGKLKEECYAQLHSSSATPCPAYDGLESSKIVLKTKINGKHTFGLAKKLKFSPVTCASAFFWPHFKYPPLPKWSHPKFKLPHLKSFGHHPFPFPPKSFPPKFKKPLPPIPKFKKPLPPIPKIPPVPFYKPKPPIPKVIPPPIPIYKPKPPIPKVLPPPIPIYKPKPPIPKVLPPPIPIYKPKPPIPKLLPPIPIYKPKPPIPKVLPPPIPIYKPKSPIPKVLPPIPIYKPKPPIPKVLPPPVPIYKPKPPIPKLLPPIPIYKPKPPIPKVLPPPVPIYKPKPPIPKLLPPIPIYKPKPPIPKVLPPIPIYKPKPPIPKVLPPPIPIYKPKPPIPKVLPPIPIYKPKPPIPKVLPPPIPIYKPKPPIPKVLPPPIPIFKPKPPIPKVLPPLVPIYKPKPPIPKVLPPSIPIYKPKPPIFKPLPPLLKIPPFPKKPCPPFPKLPPLPKIPPKYNDHPKFGKWRPLPPLFPLFPSHP encoded by the exons ATGCGGATCCTCCCCGGTTCCCGAGGAGTACTGGTGTGCTTCTTGGTGCCATTACTATTTGCTGTGAGTCTTTGTCATGCCAAGGACAAGGCGGTTGAGGTAGTTGGAACGGGAGAATGTGCAGATTGTGCGCTAAGTAACTTCAAGACAAGCCAGGCATTTTCGG GACTTCGAGTGACAATAGACTGTAAGTCGAAAAATGGAGAGTTTAAAACAAGAGGGACCGGTGAGCTCGATGAAGAAGGTAAGTTTAAGGTATCACTTCCTGAAGAAATTGTTGAAGATGGAAAGCTCAAGGAAGAATGTTATGCACAACTTCACAGTTCATCAGCCACTCCATGTCCTGCTTATGATGGCTTAGAGTCTTCAAAGATTGTTTTGAAGACAAAAATCAATGGAAAGCACACATTTGGGTTGGCAAAGAAGCTGAAATTCTCTCCCGTAACTTGTGCTTCGGCATTTTTTTGGCCTCATTTTAAGTACCCACCACTGCCCAAATGGTCACACCCTAAGTTTAAACTTCCTCATTTGAAAAGCTTTGGCCATCATCCTTTCCCATTTCCTCCCAAGAGCTTCCCTCCTAAATTCAAGAAGCCACTCCCTCCAATTCCAAAGTTCAAAAAGCCACTTCCTCCCATTCCAAAAATACCACCAGTTCCCTTTTATAAACCAAAACCACCAATTCCAAAGGTGATTCCACCACCAATCCCTATTTACAAACCAAAACCCCCAATCCCGAAGGTACTTCCACCACCAATTCCCATCTACAAACCAAAACCCCCAATCCCGAAAGTGCTTCCACCACCAATTCCCATCTACAAACCAAAACCCCCAATCCCGAAGTTGCTTCCACCAATTCCCATCTACAAACCAAAACCCCCAATCCCGAAAGTGCTTCCACCACCAATTCCCATCTACAAACCAAAATCCCCAATCCCGAAGGTGCTTCCACCAATTCCCATCTACAAACCAAAACCCCCAATCCCAAAGGTGCTTCCACCACCAGTTCCCATCTACAAACCAAAACCTCCAATCCCGAAATTGCTTCCACCAATTCCCATCTACAAACCAAAACCCCCAATCCCGAAA GTGCTTCCACCACCAGTTCCCATCTACAAACCAAAACCCCCAATCCCGAAATTGCTTCCACCAATTCCCATCTACAAACCAAAACCCCCAATCCCGAAGGTGCTTCCACCGATTCCCATCTACAAACCAAAACCCCCAATCCCAAAGGTGCTTCCACCACCAATTCCCATCTACAAACCAAAACCCCCAATCCCGAAGGTGCTTCCACCGATTCCCATCTACAAACCAAAACCCCCAATCCCAAAGGTGCTTCCACCACCAATTCCCATCTACAAACCAAAACCCCCAATCCCAAAAGTGCTTCCCCCACCAATTCCCATCTTTAAACCAAAACCTCCAATCCCAAAAGTACTTCCACCACTAGTTCCGATTTACAAACCAAAACCGCCAATCCCAAAAGTGCTTCCACCATCAATACCTATCTACAAACCAAAGCCACCAATCTTTAAGCCACTGCCGCCACTTCTAAAGATCCCACCATTCCCCAAGAAGCCATGCCCACCTTTCCCAAAGCTTCCTCCACTCCCCAAGATTCCTCCAAAGTACAACGACCACCCCAAGTTTGGAAAATGGCGACCTTTACCTCCACTATTTCCTCTATTTCCTTCTCATCCTTAA